One window of the Gambusia affinis linkage group LG13, SWU_Gaff_1.0, whole genome shotgun sequence genome contains the following:
- the march8 gene encoding E3 ubiquitin-protein ligase MARCH8 isoform X3 — protein MNMPLHQISVIPRDVTSSRMSGSGKAKDKDKQNEKPLGHSASRSSNISKAGSPTSVNAPCSFSRTSVSPSSQDICSSQDQDTQTQTAVVLLNSNGKTSDGLSVTTVCADSLHGSKCTKQRDWLSVLRPASVSIRPKNSLKFSLSLNDVGQRVDNLCRGLHFIDRTCSEGELDVKPEHAQSPNSKTLRDDPVATSKRESRDAPLSTRTTLHLVPSLTNNHKYMLGNSSGPASPPPHPSSLLQPLSTPGSNFLRLLLPFSRSSTSASLQCSELGSYASHLHITKSCSTLLEGTESGFLSQGDDSVFEVEHSRSPSKGASQTTTPETVSVSGTLLAPLCYMDEDTDLECCSSPLTEKSGALSHYSLSGDCCRICHCEGDDESPLITPCHCTGSLRFVHQGCLQQWIKSSDTRCCELCKYEFIMETKLKPLRKWEKLQMTASERRKIMCSVTFHVIAITCVVWSLYVLIDRTAEEIKSARRIPGILEWPFWTKLVVVAIGFTGGLVFMYVQCKVYIHLWKRLKAYNRVIYVQNRPDTCKKLVLEKPPLMEPSLESKEALAPTQSDTNSSQYTETEEYSMEVLHV, from the exons GCGGGGAGCCCGACCTCAGTCAACGCCCCATGCAGTTTCTCAAGGACGTCCGTTTCCCCGTCCAGCCAGGACATCTGCAG CAGTCAGGATCAGGACACTCAGACACAGACTGCGGTGGTCCTGTTGAACTCCAACGGTAAAACGTCTGACGGTCTTTCAGTGACCACTGTCTGCGCAGACTCCCTGCACGGCTCCAAGTGCACCAAACAGAGAGACTGGTTGTCTGTGCTGCGCCCCGCCTCCGTCAGCATTCGACCTAAAAACTCCCTCAAGTTTTCTCTGTCTCTGAATGACGTGGGTCAGCGCGTGGACAACCTCTGTCGTGGGCTGCACTTCATAGATCGCACATGCTCAGAGGGAGAGCTGGATGTGAAGCCTGAGCACGCTCAGAGTCCCAACAGCAAGACCCTCAGGGACGACCCGGTCGCCACGTCTAAGAGGGAGAGCAGGGATGCTCCACTTTCAACCCGCACCACCCTCCATCTAGTCCCCTCCCTCACTAACAACCACAAATACATGTTGGGCAACTCATCCGGTCccgcttctcctcctcctcaccccAGCAGTCTCCTCCAACCTCTTTCCACTCCGGGCTCGAACTTCCTTCGTCTCCTCCTTCCCTTCTCCCGATCTTCCACCTCCGCCAGCCTGCAGTGCTCTGAGCTGGGAAGCTACGCCTCCCACCTCCACATCACCAAGTCCTGCAGCACGCTGCTAGAAGGCACAGAGTCAGGCTTCCTTTCACAAGGAGATGACAGTGTGTTTGAAGTGGAGCATAGTAGGTCACCTTCCAAAGGAGCGAGCCAGACGACGACCCCAGAGACGGTCAGCGTGTCTGGGACTCTTCTAGCCCCGCTGTGCTATATGGATGAGGACACGGACCTGGAATGCTGTTCGTCGCCTTTGACGGAGAAATCAGGGGCACTGTCACATTATTCTCTATCAGGGGACTGCTGCAG GATTTGTCACTGTGAAGGAGATGACGAGAGTCCTCTGATCACACCGTGCCACTGCACCGGGAGTCTGCGCTTCGTCCACCAGGGCTGTCTGCAGCAGTGGATCAAGAGCTCAGACACCCGCTGCTGTGAGCTCTGCAAATATGAGTTCATCATGGAGACAAAGCTCAAACCACTGCGCAAG TGGGAGAAACTTCAGATGACGGCAAGCGAGAGAAGGAAGATCATGTGCTCAGTCACCTTCCACGTCATCGCAATCACCTGTGTGGTTTGGTCGCTCTACGTCCTCATTGACAGAACAGCGGAGGAAATTAAAAGCG CCCGAAGAATCCCAG GTATCCTGGAATGGCCTTTCTGGACCAAGCTGGTGGTGGTGGCCATCGGCTTCACGGGCGGATTGGTTTTTATGTACGTCCAGTGCAAGGTCTACATCCATCTATGGAAGAGACTCAAGGCCTACAACCGTGTCATATACGTGCAGAACCGGCCGGACACGTGTAAAAAGTTGGTGCTGGAGAAGCCTCCGCTCATGGAGCCGAGCCTGGAGAGCAAGGAGGCGCTGGCCCCCACCCAGTCGGACACAAACTCCTCCCAGTACACAGAGACAGAAGAATACAGTATGGAGGTCCTCCACGTCTGA
- the alox5a gene encoding polyunsaturated fatty acid 5-lipoxygenase: MPSYTVTVATGSQWFAGTDDYVYITLVGIEGCSERTLLDKPLYNDFERGAVDTYDVKVGENLGDILLVKIEKKKYWMQDDWYCRYITIKTPSGDYVEFPCFRWLVDDKEVVLRDGRAFLPQDDKTSIVKQHRQKELDQRRKAYRWKEWQPGFPLSIDANRHRDLPRDIQFDSEKGVDFILNYSKAIENLCVNSFMNMFQSSWSDFADFEKIFVRIKNTISEYVMQHWKEDFMFGYQFLNGCNPVLICKCTKLPDKFPVTNEMVSVSLERDLTLEQEIKAGNIFIVDYEMLEGINANSTDPYTQQYLAAPMCLLYRNLRNKIMPIAIQLGQDPDENPIFLPTDGQYEWLLAKIWVRSADFQHHQNVTHLLRTHLITEVFGIAMFRQLPAVHPAFKLLIPHIRFTIAINTKAREQLICECGIFDKANATGGGGHIQLVQRAMKTLTFRSFCFPDTIKSRGMDSTEDLPTYFYRDDGYKLWEATKSFVSDVIGIYYTSDERVQEDEEIQAFVKDVCSFGMQDFDHCEFPKSLKTRDELIEYLTVIIFTASSQHAAVNFGQYDWCSWIPNAPSTMRKPPPKEKGQVDVKMIIESLPDRGRSSWHLGAVWALSQYQENELYLGMYPDEHFIEKPVKDAMGKFRKELAEITRSIKRRNEEKKLPYYNMSPDKIPNSVAV; encoded by the exons ATGCCGTCGTACACAGTAACTGTTGCCACGGGGAGCCAGTGGTTTGCAGGGACGGATGATTATGTCTACATCACGCTGGTGGGCATAGAGGGATGCAGCGAGAGGACACTGCTGGACAAACCCCTCTACAACGACTTCGAGAGGGGGGCG GTTGACACATATGATGTGAAAGTTGGTGAGAACTTGGGTGATATCCTGCTGGTGAAGATTGAGAAGAAGAAATATTGGATGCAGGATGACTGGTACTGCAGGTACATCACTATCAAGACCCCGAGTGGAGATTATGTGGAATTTCCCTGTTTCCGCTGGTTGGTGGACGACAAGGAAGTGGTCCTGCGGGATGGACGAG CATTTCTGCCTCAGGATGATAAAACCAGTATAGTAAAGCAGCACAGACAAAAAGAGCTGGATCAGAGAAGGAAAGCCTACAG ATGGAAAGAGTGGCAGCCTGGATTCCCTCTGAGCATTGACGCTAACAGACACAGGGACCTCCCCCGAGACATCCAGTTTGACAGTGAAAAGGGAGTGGACTTTATACTAAACTACAGTAAGGC AATAGAGAACTTGTGTGTGAACAGCTTCATGAACATGTTTCAGTCTTCATGGAGCGACTTTGCTGACTTTGAGAAAATCTTTGTGAgaatcaaaaacacaatctcAG AGTACGTGATGCAACATTGGAAAGAAGACTTCATGTTCGGGTATCAGTTTCTGAATGGTTGCAACCCAGTGTTGATTTGCAAATGCACCAAACTCCCTGACAAGTTCCCTGTCACTAATGAGATGGTTTCTGTTAGCCTTGAGCGGGACTTGACCCTGGAGCAGGAAATTAAG GCAGGTAACATATTCATAGTGGACTACGAAATGTTAGAGGGCATTAATGCAAACTCCACAGACCCCTACACGCAGCAGTACCTGGCAGCTCCAATGTGTCTGCTGTACAGGAATCTACGGAACAAGATTATGCCTATAGCAATACAG CTTGGCCAGGATCCAGATGAAAACCCAATCTTCCTTCCCACCGATGGTCAGTATGAGTGGCTGCTGGCAAAGATCTGGGTACGATCAGCTGACTTCCAGCACCACCAGAACGTCACACACCTGCTCAGGACACATCTGATAACAGAGGTGTTTGGTATCGCCATGTTCAGACAGCTCCCAGCTGTTCACCCGGCATTTAAG CTACTCATCCCGCACATTCGTTTTACTATCGCAATCAATACAAAGGCCAGAGAGCAGCTCATCTGTGAATGCGGGATCTTTGACAAG GCCAATGCAACCGGCGGAGGTGGTCACATCCAGCTTGTCCAGAGAGCCATGAAGACGCTGACCTTCAGGTCTTTCTGCTTCCCTGACACGATCAAGAGTCGTGGCATGGACAGTACGGAGGATCTGCCCACCTATTTCTACAGGGATGATGGCTACAAACTGTGGGAAGCCACCAAGAG TTTTGTCTCTGATGTGATCGGTATTTACTACACCAGTGATGAGAGAGTGCAGGAAGACGAGGAAATCCAGGCCTTCGTCAAAGATGTGTGCAGCTTCGGGATGCAGGACTTCGATCACTGTG AGTTTCCAAAGTCTCTGAAGACACGTGACGAACTGATAGAGTACCTGACTGTCATTATATTCACTGCTTCATCCCAGCATGCTGCCGTGAATTTTGGACAG TATGACTGGTGCTCCTGGATCCCCAATGCCCCTTCTACCATGCGTAAACCCCCTCCAAAAGAGAAAGGGCAGGTCGATGTGAAAATGATCATTGAGAGCCTTCCTGATCGTGGACGGTCCAGCTGGCACCTGGGGGCCGTCTGGGCCCTCAGCCAGTACCAGGAGAATGAG CTGTATCTGGGTATGTACCCAGACGAACACTTTATAGAGAAGCCAGTGAAGGACGCCATGGGAAAATTCAGGAAGGAACTGGCAGAGATAACCAGGTCTATCAAAAGGAGGAACGAGGAAAAGAAGCTGCCGTACTACAACATGTCTCCAGACAAAATCCCAAACAGCGTTGCTGTTTGA